The Pseudomonadota bacterium DNA segment ACCCCACCCGGGCTTCCCCCCCCCCTCCCCCACCACCCCACAAAAAACCTGGTGTGTTTGTTCTTGGGGGGGGGGGGCCGCGGCTGTGTCCCCCCCCCCCCCCGGGGCCGCCCCCCCACGCCGATGTGGCGTGCGAGCCCGGGCGGCCCGACGGGGCCGCCAGCCGGTGATCAGCCCGCGCGGTACACCGGGAAGCGCGTGCAGAGTGCCACGACCTTCTCGGCCGTTGCGGCGATCACCTCCGCGTTGTCGAGGTCGTCGAGTACGTCGCACATCCACCCGGCGAGTTCGCGCACCTCGGCTTCCTTGAAGCCGCGCGTGGTCGCCGCGGGCGTGCCGATGCGCAGGCCCGACGTCACGAACGGGGATTGCGGGTCGTTCGGCACGGTGTTCTTGTTGACCGTGATGTGGGCCTTGCCAAGGGCCGCGTCGGCAGCTTTGCCAGTGACACCCTTGGGGGACAGGTCGAGCAGGAAGAGGTGGTTCTCGGTGCCGCCCGAGACGATCTTGTAGCCACGCTCGATGAACACCGCGGCCATCGCCGCCGCGTTGTCGACCACCTGCTGCTGGTAGGTGGTGAAGCCGGGATCCATGGCCTCTTTGAATGCCACGGCCTTGCCTGCAATGACGTGCATGAGCGGGCCGCCCTGCATGCCCGGGAAGACCATCGAGTTGAGTCTCTTCTCAATCTCGGCGTTTTCGCGCGCGAGGATCAGGCCACCGCGCGGGCCCCGCAGGGTCTTGTGCGTGGTGGTGGTGACCACATCGGCCACCGGCACCGGGTTCGGGTAGTGGCCGGTTGCGACCAGGCCCGCGACGTGCGCCATGTCGGCCAGCAGGTACGCGCCAACCTCGTCGGCGATGTCACGGAAGCGTTGCCAGTCGAGGATTTGCGAGTAGGCCGAGAAGCCCGCGACGATCAGCTTCGGCTTGTGCTCGCGCGCGAGCCGTTCGACCTCGTCGTAGTCGAGGATACCGTCGGCGTCGACCCCGTATTGCACGGCGTTGTAGAACTTGCCGGAGAAATTCGGCGCCGCGCCGTGCGTGAGGTGGCCCCCGTCCGACAGCCGCATACCCAACACCGTGTCACCGGGCTGCAACAGCGCGAAAAACACCGCGTTGTTGGCCGAGGAGCCCGAATGGGGCTGCACGTTCGCGTAGTTCGCGCCAAAAAGCGCCTTGGCGCGCTCGATCGCCAGCGCTTCGGCCACATCGACGTGCTCGCAGCCGCCGTAGTAGCGCTTCGAGGGGTAGCCCTCGGCGTACTTGTTGGTCAACACCGAGCCCTGTGCCTCGAGCACACGCGGGCTGGTGTAGTTCTCCGAGGCGATGAGTTCGACGTGGTGCTCCTGGCGGGTCACTTCGGCGTCGATCGCAGCCTGGAGTTCGGCGTCGAGGTCGGCAATGCGGTCGTTGGCGCTGAACATGGCGGGTTCCTGCAAGGGGATGAAATCCGCCCATTATACGCACGCGATACGCCACCCCCGTGCTGCAACGCGCTCAACTGCGACACAAATCTCCTTCAATGGGCCGCACCCGACGCCACGGTGTCAAACGGCCCCGAATCGGGCGTTGCTACACTCAGCCCACCGCCACCACTCGCCCGGACCCCCGCATGGCCACACCGACACTGCACGAGAGCATCGCTCGCCGCCACACGCAGAAGGTGCTGCGCAACACCGCGGTTCGAACCCCGCTGACACCGGCGCAGCAGGACCGGCTCGACACCACGCTCGAGGCCATGCTCGCGGCCGCGCAGCACGCGCCCTACCACAAGCCGGCACACGCCCCGTTGCACTGCCAGGGCAGGCTCACCTCGCGGGTGCCGTGGCGGGTCTACGTGATTGCGCAGCCGACCTGCTGGCAGCTCATCGACCTGATCAGCGCCCGCGCGGCGGCCGAACCCACGTCCACCTGGGCACGCGCGCAGGGCTCGAAGATGCCGTCCCTGCTCGCCGCGGCGGCCGCGGTGGTCCAGGTCAACTGGTGCCCGACGCCCGACGACGCTGCCGAGGTGCCGCTGAACACCGTCAATTGCGAACACATCGCCGCCACCGCTGCCGCCGTGCAGAACATGCTGCTCATTGCAGCAGACGCCGGCGTCGCCAACTACTGGTCCACCGGCGGCATCCTGCGAGAGCCGGCCTTGCAGGCACAGCTCGGCATGGAACCCGGCGGGCAGCCACTCGCCTCGGTGTTCCTGTCCTTCCCCGAAGCCGATGACACGGTCAAGCCCGGCGCGATGCGCGACGTCAAGGGTGAGATCAGCGATTGGGCGCGCACCGTCACGCTCGACCACTGACACCGGAACCCGCGGGCCCGCCGGCGATCAGACGCCTGGTCTGACATCCACCGGATAACCACATGCCGGCGATCGGCCCCGCTGCCTCGACCCTGCTGTTGCTGACTGCGCTGATGGCTGCGCCCGCGCACGCCACCGGTGACGTTGCCGAAACCGAAACGCCGACGAACCGCCTTGCCGACAGCGCTTCCCCGTACCTGCGCCAACACGCGCACAACCCGATCGATTGGTACCCCTGGGGCGACGAGGCGTTCGAACGCGCCCGGCGCGAGAACAAGCCGATCTTTCTCTCGGTCGGCTACAGCACCTGCCACTGGTGCCACGTCATGGCGCGTGAGAGCTTCGAGGACCCGGTGGTCGGCGAGCTCATGAACCGCCACTTCATTGCCGTCAAGGTCGATCGGGAGCGGCGACCGGACGTCGACGAGCCCTACCTGCTCGCCACCCAGACCCTCACCGGTCGGGGCGGTTGGCCCAACAACGTGTTCCTGACGCCGGACCTGGACCCGTTCTTCGCCACGATCTACGAACCCCGCGACGCCCTGCTCGCGCTGCTGCACCGCGGCAACGAACTGTGGCAAGACGCCGAAGTCGGCCTCCGCCGCGACGGCGAACGGGTCATGGCACACGTGCTCGAGCTCATGAACAGCCGGCACGCTGCCGAGGTACTCGACGCGGCGCTGCTGGACACCACCGTGGCCGAGCTGGTCTCACGCCACGACACGGTCGAGGGCGGCTTCGACATCGCGCCCAAGTTTCCGCGTGAATCGTGGCTGCTGCTGCTGCTGCACCACGCCGAACGCGACGGTGACAGCGCCGCACTGCAGGCGGTGAAGACAACCGTGGACAACATCCTCGACGGTGGCATTCACGATCAACTGCAGGGCGGCTTCCACCGCTACGCTGTCGACCCGTCGTGGCGTGTTCCGCACTTCGAGAAGATGCTGTACACCCAAGCGCAGATGGCACGCGTGCTGGTCGCGCTCTACCAACTGACAGGGGACCCACGCTACCGCGACGCCACGCGCCGCACCCTGGACTTCGTGCTGACCGACATGCGCGATACCGACGGCGGTTTCTACTCGGCCTTCGACGCGGAGGACGCCGCCGGCGAGGGACACTTCTACACCTGGACCGACGCCGACCTGGCTGCGGCCCTGCCGCGCGCCACCGACCGGGCGCTCGCGGCCGCGCACTTCGGGGTGATCGGCGACGGCCCGCACAACGGCCGGCACGTGCTGCACCGGGCCACGTCGATCGAAACGCTGGCCGCCGAACGCCAGGAGACCGTCGCCGAGACCGGATTCGCGCTCCGCCAGGTCACGCTGCAGTTGCGCCGCGCGCGCGACCAGCGTCCCGC contains these protein-coding regions:
- the glyA gene encoding serine hydroxymethyltransferase, which gives rise to MFSANDRIADLDAELQAAIDAEVTRQEHHVELIASENYTSPRVLEAQGSVLTNKYAEGYPSKRYYGGCEHVDVAEALAIERAKALFGANYANVQPHSGSSANNAVFFALLQPGDTVLGMRLSDGGHLTHGAAPNFSGKFYNAVQYGVDADGILDYDEVERLAREHKPKLIVAGFSAYSQILDWQRFRDIADEVGAYLLADMAHVAGLVATGHYPNPVPVADVVTTTTHKTLRGPRGGLILARENAEIEKRLNSMVFPGMQGGPLMHVIAGKAVAFKEAMDPGFTTYQQQVVDNAAAMAAVFIERGYKIVSGGTENHLFLLDLSPKGVTGKAADAALGKAHITVNKNTVPNDPQSPFVTSGLRIGTPAATTRGFKEAEVRELAGWMCDVLDDLDNAEVIAATAEKVVALCTRFPVYRAG
- a CDS encoding DUF255 domain-containing protein; translated protein: MPAIGPAASTLLLLTALMAAPAHATGDVAETETPTNRLADSASPYLRQHAHNPIDWYPWGDEAFERARRENKPIFLSVGYSTCHWCHVMARESFEDPVVGELMNRHFIAVKVDRERRPDVDEPYLLATQTLTGRGGWPNNVFLTPDLDPFFATIYEPRDALLALLHRGNELWQDAEVGLRRDGERVMAHVLELMNSRHAAEVLDAALLDTTVAELVSRHDTVEGGFDIAPKFPRESWLLLLLHHAERDGDSAALQAVKTTVDNILDGGIHDQLQGGFHRYAVDPSWRVPHFEKMLYTQAQMARVLVALYQLTGDPRYRDATRRTLDFVLTDMRDTDGGFYSAFDAEDAAGEGHFYTWTDADLAAALPRATDRALAAAHFGVIGDGPHNGRHVLHRATSIETLAAERQETVAETGFALRQVTLQLRRARDQRPAPKRDTKRVLDWNALVVIALAEAAQTLDIPIYLEAAKAALAFVDAAMVDADGTLQRVFFDGRADLPAQQRDYALLALAHLTLHDATGDARWLRSAETLAADMHHRFHDAGVGDYFMNPADSAMPRFKSRDDSAFPSGNGSALALYAALANRTLDPEHTNRATALMEALSGIVAERPAVASAALVAADRLQRGQYGPRQHLSQGRVFASARHVAGATRLSLRIEPGWHINATEPLQDYLTPTHVELLGSNGAVLAQQPTVSLPRPARKRLDYSPTELLLHEGELHIDVPTAGAHAIGLTLQACSNDVCLPPTTAQFRLPGQL